A region of the Falco rusticolus isolate bFalRus1 chromosome 6, bFalRus1.pri, whole genome shotgun sequence genome:
gattaagaaaaaatacccCATTCTCATGttctttttccatgtatttttatgttccaTGTTAGCTGAGGACAAAGCTGCAGTTTGACAAGACCTACACCAACACTGCTGCCAAAAGTAGCAGCTCTGCCCTCTCATACCACTGGAAAAGACAAATGATGGGAGGGGTGCAATGAAAAATCAGCCTTCAGAgctgaggagaaggcagcaaggCTGCTGAAGGCAGTGTTGTCTTAGGCTGATCCCAGGTGCTTATTGACTTATAAtgtaatttgtttcttctgacaGTTGTCTCTTGCAAAGGATAACTGTCCTCATCCCCACTGAGAACAGCAGGAGTTGGCAGCCACATCTGAATGCAGCTTTTCTTGGCCCTGTTAGACTAtcccaaacaaaagaaacccccttgtttatgaaaagaaatactaaagaAGTGACCTTTGCTCCATTAGTAGAATTTTATTTATCGGTTCATTTTAATCATGTGAACTCTTGAAggattttgatttgttttgtaactttaaggacaaaaaaaatagacaaaagtGGATGCTAATGCTCTTGAATGAGTTATTTAATATCTAACGAGCGGTTTCATCACTAACAGTCAGACTTGTACTTTGACAATAAGCTCCAGTTTTGGGGAGTGACTATCTCAGCCCCATCAAGCAGCTTGAACTGCTGAGCAGAGTGTaaagcccagctcagcctgcagagtGTTAAGATCCTTGTGATTTGTCACCTATTTATTCACATCAGCTGTTGCAAGGAAAGCAGCCAGTGCTGATGCAAAGTAGAAAACAGATGCTTGTACTCCCAAGCCCACCCTGAAAAATCCTCTTCTGTAGAACACAGGCCATGTCAATACTGctgttggggggaaaaatatcaTCTGTGTCTGAGAGCAAAATCTAAGTggcttggagaaaaaaaaaaagacttgcaaACAAGTGTCAGAAAAGATGCCCCAAACTGTATCTCATACAGGGCAACTTCCTCTGGCAGAAACTTTGTCTTAAGATCCCCGAGGTGTAATATTGAGGAAATGCAGTGGTCAGTGTCACAGACCTCTTAAAATCACACTTTGCTGGGTCACTGTGCATAACAGTGACCTAGCATTGCTTTCTGTAAGAGCTGACCTGAAGCACCGTGATGGAGCACTatggggttttcttttccttgtaaatCATATGGAAAATGGTAAAGTTTGTTAGCAAGATGGCAGGAGCAAGGGCAATACTAGATTACATTTGGTACAAGAGGAGAGAACTAGTTTTCACTGAGTCTGAACCTAATGCATCCAATACCCTTTAGATGCAGATCAAGAAATGCTAAATTGATGTTATTTGTATTATACTGCAGCAACCTGATCCCTGTTATGTGAAGGGTATTTACTTGCCTTCTCCTTATCATGAGGCTAGGAGAAATGCCCAGGGCAGAAACAATGCCAGATGGAGAAGAAGGACAGCTGGACTAATACTTGGCTCAACCCATCATGCCTTTCCAATGTGGCAGCTAGAAGTTAGGTGAGATACCACCGAGCATCTGAGTGACACAAGCTGTTGTCCTAGGTTCCTTCTATCTCGTTACGGagtaaaaatcaaaagctgCTACCAGGAGATGCGACACCAGCCTGTCATAAATGCAAAAGGGGCCTCTGGGATTCAAAGCTTGGCTTTTGATGAGGAGACTTGCAGAGCAGCAATGCACTCCCCCACCAGGCAAGCAGCCTCTTTGGCTGTGCCCCTGTGTACTGAAAAGCCACCTGCCCCATGTCCATAGTTGTGGACTACTGGAAGCTTAACTCCCCCCTGGCTCAAGACCTCTCTCTCCAGTCTCACGCACCACCTGGATGGCCTCAGGCCCACCTTCACCTTGATATCCTGAGCTCTCCGCAGCGAGGGCTCAAGGGAACAGCATCTGTCAAAGATATCTTTGGTAGTGCCAGGGTCAGGGGAGAGACTCCAGCTCTCCACTTCCCTGGTTCCCCCTAGGGTTACCCTGTGTATGCCCGGGTAGATGTAAGTTAAGCCATCCCCATTCCGGATGAAGTTTTTCACCCAGGGAGCGTGAACCTTGAGTACTTGTCCCCTGACAGGG
Encoded here:
- the DDO gene encoding D-aspartate oxidase isoform X4, coding for MGLQDVPASAARWQVFKNTPKEELPFWSDVVLGFRPMSKAELQRFPQHQFGQAFTTLKCDCPPYLLWLEKRLKATGVQMYTRKVADLWELHSEYNVVVNCAGIGAHQLVGDKELFPVRGQVLKVHAPWVKNFIRNGDGLTYIYPGIHRVTLGGTREVESWSLSPDPGTTKDIFDRCCSLEPSLRRAQDIKVKVGLRPSRWCVRLEREVLSQGGVKLPVVHNYGHGAGGFSVHRGTAKEAACLVGECIAALQVSSSKAKL